Proteins encoded in a region of the Cytobacillus pseudoceanisediminis genome:
- a CDS encoding response regulator, which translates to MINILLCDDHAVVRMGLKMLLNNHEDMQVVGEASEGNEGIQQALELKPDVVVMDLSMPHGKDGMSATSELKKLKPEIQILILTMHDDEEYLFRAIQAGASGCILKSAPHDELLAAIRSVASGNAYLHPSATKRLMEEYIGSVKQGNTDTFNLLSDREKEVLTLIAKGFSNKDIAEQLVISVKTVETHKGNLMEKLQMKTRPELVAYALKKGLLGYGI; encoded by the coding sequence TTGATCAATATTTTACTTTGCGACGACCACGCGGTAGTCAGAATGGGTTTGAAAATGCTTTTAAATAACCATGAAGATATGCAGGTGGTCGGTGAAGCTTCGGAAGGCAACGAGGGGATTCAGCAGGCTCTTGAATTAAAGCCTGATGTGGTAGTAATGGATTTGAGCATGCCCCATGGAAAAGATGGCATGTCGGCAACGTCAGAATTGAAAAAATTAAAACCGGAAATACAGATCCTGATTTTGACCATGCATGATGATGAAGAGTACTTATTCAGAGCGATCCAAGCGGGTGCGTCCGGATGTATTTTAAAAAGTGCTCCTCATGATGAACTGCTCGCAGCAATCCGGTCTGTTGCAAGCGGGAATGCCTATTTGCATCCGTCTGCAACTAAAAGGCTGATGGAAGAATATATCGGAAGTGTAAAGCAGGGGAACACCGATACATTCAACCTGTTGTCTGACAGGGAGAAAGAGGTTCTTACTTTAATAGCCAAAGGGTTTTCCAATAAGGATATTGCTGAACAGCTTGTGATTAGTGTAAAGACAGTTGAAACCCATAAAGGTAATTTAATGGAAAAACTTCAGATGAAAACCAGGCCGGAACTAGTAGCGTATGCTTTAAAGAAAGGGCTGCTTGGTTATGGAATATAA
- a CDS encoding 4Fe-4S dicluster domain-containing protein: MKKRLYLELENCIGCRSCLAACTQCGGHEERNRNYVYDVNPLVNRQTMPLMCLHCENPACARSCPAQAIQIHETGAVLSALVEKCIGCQNCTIACPYGIPKFDQEQNLMYKCDLCIDRTKDGIPPMCASVCPSNTLQWLTDEEIENKKKQFNLDNGKWVTSMPYLEGETNVKVNLPGILQGITKLF; encoded by the coding sequence ATGAAGAAGAGGCTGTATTTAGAACTTGAAAACTGTATAGGATGCCGTTCTTGTCTGGCAGCATGTACACAATGCGGGGGGCATGAGGAGCGCAACAGGAATTATGTGTATGATGTAAATCCTCTTGTGAACCGGCAGACGATGCCTCTCATGTGCCTTCACTGTGAAAATCCGGCATGTGCCCGAAGCTGTCCGGCCCAGGCTATTCAAATTCATGAGACAGGCGCTGTGTTATCTGCACTGGTGGAAAAGTGTATTGGCTGCCAGAACTGCACAATTGCCTGCCCATATGGCATACCAAAATTTGATCAAGAGCAGAACTTAATGTACAAATGCGACCTATGTATTGACCGTACTAAAGATGGAATTCCTCCTATGTGTGCGAGTGTATGTCCATCCAACACGCTGCAATGGCTGACAGATGAAGAAATTGAAAACAAGAAGAAGCAATTTAACCTTGATAACGGCAAATGGGTAACAAGCATGCCATACCTAGAAGGCGAAACAAACGTTAAGGTAAATCTGCCGGGAATCCTGCAGGGGATTACAAAGCTGTTTTAG
- a CDS encoding chromate transporter, with translation MNKNRTGLKSLLEILMVSTRLGLTSFGGPVAHLGYFHDEYVRRRKWMDEKSYADLVALCQFLPGPASSQVGIGVGVMRAGVAGGIMAFLGFTLPSVIALIIFAILLQGINPAEAGWIHGLKIVAVAVVAHAVLGMAQKLVPDLPRKTLALFAIIVTLLWQTAITQIAVILISGFIGFLLYKKHADNSEARMEFPISKGFAIGCLVLFFALLIILPILRELTALDWVALFDSFYRSGSLVFGGGHVVLPLLEREFVPTGWLSEEAFLAGYGAAQAVPGPLFTFAAYLGAVMNGWQGGLLATAAIFLPAFLLILGTLPFWDTLRRNPNIKGALMGVNAAVVGILIAAFYHPIWTSSILEPADFAFAAVLFSMLVYWKLPPWIIVVTGAIGGTILGSIF, from the coding sequence ATGAACAAAAACAGAACTGGCTTAAAATCTTTACTGGAAATATTAATGGTTTCAACAAGGCTTGGACTTACCTCTTTCGGGGGACCTGTGGCTCATCTCGGCTATTTTCACGATGAGTATGTCCGCAGAAGAAAATGGATGGATGAGAAAAGCTACGCAGACTTAGTTGCACTTTGTCAGTTCCTGCCCGGACCGGCAAGCAGCCAGGTTGGCATTGGCGTTGGTGTCATGAGGGCCGGAGTAGCCGGCGGCATTATGGCTTTCCTTGGTTTCACATTGCCATCTGTTATTGCTCTGATTATTTTTGCCATTCTTCTTCAAGGCATTAATCCTGCGGAAGCCGGCTGGATCCATGGACTCAAAATTGTCGCGGTGGCTGTAGTGGCTCATGCGGTTTTGGGAATGGCACAAAAACTTGTACCTGACCTGCCGCGAAAAACGCTGGCACTGTTCGCGATTATCGTCACACTTTTATGGCAGACAGCCATCACTCAGATAGCGGTCATCCTTATTTCTGGATTTATTGGATTTTTACTCTACAAGAAGCATGCAGATAACAGCGAAGCCCGTATGGAATTCCCCATTTCAAAAGGGTTTGCGATTGGCTGTTTAGTGTTGTTTTTCGCCCTTTTAATAATTCTTCCAATTTTAAGGGAGTTAACCGCATTGGATTGGGTTGCTCTTTTTGACAGCTTTTATCGCTCCGGATCTCTGGTTTTCGGGGGCGGCCATGTTGTCCTTCCTTTGCTGGAACGTGAATTTGTCCCAACAGGCTGGCTAAGTGAAGAAGCTTTTCTGGCTGGCTACGGTGCAGCCCAAGCAGTGCCAGGGCCGTTATTTACTTTTGCTGCCTATCTTGGGGCAGTGATGAATGGCTGGCAAGGCGGTTTGCTTGCAACGGCCGCGATCTTCCTGCCTGCCTTTCTGCTGATATTAGGCACCCTCCCATTTTGGGACACACTTCGCCGCAATCCTAACATAAAGGGTGCATTAATGGGTGTAAATGCTGCAGTTGTCGGCATTTTAATCGCTGCCTTTTATCATCCAATTTGGACCAGCAGCATCCTGGAGCCGGCTGATTTTGCCTTTGCAGCAGTACTATTCAGCATGCTTGTTTATTGGAAGCTGCCGCCATGGATTATTGTTGTGACAGGTGCCATCGGCGGAACGATATTAGGATCAATATTTTAG
- a CDS encoding PAS domain-containing sensor histidine kinase: protein MDRNNQLPKKREIAPDSSDATILVNRFGVISYANEQAQEQFGYRVNELQGKSLKELLPEITLHETEEGKVVHQYGRHRNGQVFSIFYRINSFMQGEETYYLIVFHSVKDRSRLKKQQSYSLKELVDLQFALDESTIVAFTDKKGKITYVNEKFCEVSKYSAYELVGKDHRIINSSYHSKDFMQNLWETISSGEVWRGEIKNKAKDGTYYWVDTTIVPFIDDKGKPYKYLAIRNEITEYKRVVEELKNSVNELIDLKFALDASSIVAITDQKGTITYVNDQFCSISKYSREELLGQDHKIINSGYHSKEYFRDLWKTISSGQVWKGEIKNRAKDGTHYWVDTTIVPFLNEKGKPYQHLAIRHEVTQRKNAEEELQKMMTRIIEVQEDERKRLSRELHDGIGQNLYSHLITINRLQAEISHPLLDQMQDEAAEVIEELRDLSWELRPSVLDDLGLIPAIRSYLVRFSEHHNINVHFDCYLATRLSSNKEITIYRIIQEALTNIRKYAETDEAAVTIRQMEEEIRIVIEDKGIGFNVNEVSRGVGLFSMEERAKAAGGSINVYSAEAKGTRIVLEIPL from the coding sequence ATGGACAGGAATAATCAGTTGCCGAAAAAGAGAGAGATTGCTCCTGATTCCAGTGATGCAACGATTCTTGTTAATAGATTTGGGGTCATCTCCTATGCGAATGAGCAGGCGCAAGAGCAATTTGGATATAGGGTAAATGAACTGCAGGGGAAGAGCCTGAAGGAACTGCTCCCTGAGATCACTCTGCATGAAACGGAAGAGGGCAAAGTGGTACACCAATATGGCCGGCATCGTAATGGTCAGGTATTTTCAATCTTTTATAGAATTAATTCTTTCATGCAAGGAGAAGAAACCTATTATTTAATCGTCTTTCATTCAGTCAAAGACCGTTCCCGATTAAAAAAGCAGCAATCATATTCATTAAAGGAATTGGTTGATCTGCAATTTGCCCTGGATGAATCAACAATTGTGGCCTTTACAGACAAAAAAGGAAAAATTACGTATGTGAATGAAAAGTTCTGTGAGGTGTCGAAATATTCTGCGTATGAGCTGGTTGGTAAAGATCATAGAATTATCAACTCATCCTACCATTCCAAAGACTTTATGCAGAACCTTTGGGAAACCATTTCGAGCGGTGAAGTCTGGCGCGGGGAAATTAAAAACAAAGCTAAAGACGGAACTTATTATTGGGTGGATACCACCATCGTTCCCTTCATTGATGACAAAGGAAAGCCATATAAATACCTGGCGATCCGGAATGAAATAACTGAATATAAGCGTGTTGTGGAGGAACTGAAAAATTCCGTAAACGAGCTGATTGATTTAAAATTTGCCCTGGATGCTTCATCCATTGTGGCAATTACAGATCAGAAAGGCACCATTACTTATGTAAATGATCAATTCTGCAGCATCTCAAAATATTCACGGGAAGAATTGCTTGGACAGGATCATAAAATTATCAACTCAGGTTACCATTCTAAAGAATATTTCAGAGATTTGTGGAAGACAATTTCTTCCGGACAGGTATGGAAAGGAGAGATCAAGAACAGAGCCAAGGATGGCACACATTATTGGGTGGATACCACCATCGTCCCATTCCTTAATGAAAAAGGGAAACCTTATCAGCATCTTGCCATTCGCCATGAAGTCACGCAAAGAAAAAATGCAGAAGAAGAGCTGCAAAAAATGATGACCAGGATCATAGAGGTTCAAGAGGATGAACGGAAAAGATTGTCTCGTGAGCTTCATGACGGAATAGGACAGAATTTGTACAGCCATCTTATTACCATTAATAGGCTTCAGGCGGAAATAAGCCACCCGCTGCTTGATCAGATGCAGGATGAGGCTGCTGAAGTCATTGAGGAGCTGAGAGACCTTTCATGGGAACTGCGTCCTTCTGTGCTTGATGATCTTGGTCTGATACCAGCGATTCGATCCTACCTGGTCCGATTTTCAGAACATCACAATATCAACGTCCATTTTGATTGCTACTTGGCTACCCGTCTTAGTTCTAATAAAGAAATCACCATCTACAGGATCATTCAGGAAGCCCTGACTAACATAAGGAAATATGCTGAAACAGATGAGGCAGCAGTCACAATCAGGCAGATGGAAGAAGAAATCCGTATAGTCATTGAAGATAAAGGCATAGGGTTCAATGTTAATGAAGTCTCCAGAGGAGTTGGTCTTTTTAGCATGGAAGAACGAGCAAAAGCTGCAGGCGGTTCCATAAATGTTTATTCAGCAGAAGCTAAAGGGACAAGAATTGTACTTGAAATACCCCTATAG
- a CDS encoding GAF domain-containing protein — MQPGGSALIDQACEKVLTELDCDFVGLALQNTDGPDVRWHYAAGNSNEKYKRITVRYGKGIAGKVISTGRPMYVENFPEYVAGKALEYPIMLAEALKYAYAVPIHFKGIPKGVFLIGNRSGQPINENKQNTARNAARTLEL; from the coding sequence TTGCAGCCCGGGGGAAGTGCACTTATTGATCAGGCTTGTGAAAAGGTGCTGACAGAGCTGGACTGTGATTTTGTCGGATTGGCACTGCAAAATACAGATGGCCCGGATGTAAGATGGCATTATGCAGCAGGAAATAGCAACGAAAAATATAAGCGGATTACAGTAAGGTACGGCAAAGGCATTGCAGGAAAGGTAATTTCAACCGGCAGGCCGATGTACGTAGAAAACTTCCCGGAATATGTTGCTGGAAAGGCATTGGAATACCCGATTATGCTTGCTGAAGCCCTGAAGTATGCATATGCTGTTCCCATTCATTTTAAAGGAATCCCTAAAGGGGTCTTCTTGATCGGGAACCGGTCAGGTCAGCCTATAAATGAAAACAAGCAAAACACTGCAAGGAATGCAGCGAGGACACTTGAACTCTAG
- a CDS encoding sensor histidine kinase, with amino-acid sequence MEIQPAKKNISSYIIQSQEDEIKRIALELHEGVGQTLYSLYTGMQFIQTAVDQPEMRGYIGDMAQMMEKTIQEIRLLAVELHPPALGTLGLLPALKSYLKLYTSTYGITVDLQNEGMEVQINERESITLFRVCQEALANIARYADTMSAAIFLQWKPGQLSINIEDKGKGFDVNAGMQKSSGLAAMIERMCLISGKCVISSKIGEGTTIDISLPLY; translated from the coding sequence ATGGAGATCCAGCCAGCAAAGAAAAATATCAGTTCCTATATTATTCAATCTCAGGAAGATGAGATCAAGCGCATCGCCCTGGAGCTTCATGAAGGGGTCGGGCAGACGCTCTACAGCTTATATACAGGCATGCAGTTCATTCAAACTGCGGTCGATCAGCCCGAGATGAGAGGCTATATTGGAGATATGGCGCAAATGATGGAAAAAACGATTCAGGAAATCAGGCTACTGGCTGTGGAATTGCATCCCCCTGCTCTGGGAACCCTCGGCCTGCTGCCGGCGCTGAAAAGTTATCTGAAATTATACACTTCCACATATGGAATAACAGTGGATCTTCAAAATGAGGGGATGGAAGTCCAAATCAATGAAAGAGAAAGCATTACTTTGTTCCGAGTTTGCCAGGAAGCTCTGGCAAACATAGCCAGGTATGCTGACACAATGAGTGCAGCCATCTTCCTGCAATGGAAACCGGGACAGCTTTCTATAAACATTGAAGACAAGGGGAAGGGCTTTGATGTTAATGCTGGAATGCAAAAATCGTCTGGTCTTGCTGCCATGATTGAAAGAATGTGTTTAATCAGCGGCAAGTGCGTCATCAGCTCCAAAATCGGTGAAGGGACTACAATAGATATCAGCCTTCCGTTATACTAA
- a CDS encoding molybdopterin oxidoreductase family protein, translating to MQRDKFFKEIENLNHPNEKLIKTHCSYCGMQCGMNLRVNTQTNNIIGVEPRYDWPVTVGKMCPKGVTAYQQTNHKDRLLKPLIRDDASLKGTTEGFREASWDEAYDLIAKKFKELQTEFGKDSLSVFSGVSMTNEKCYLTGKFARVALATRYIDYNGRFCMSSAAGGFLRSFGVDRGSTLPWTDIHETDCLFIAGSNTAECHPTSMFRIWNVQERGGYIIVVDPRETPIARRADLHLDLQPGTDLALANGIVNQLIEMGYIDEEFINKHTNGFEETKELVKDFTPEYTSMLTGVAEEKIIRAAEIYGKAPNAVVMFARGVEQQHKGVDNVSAYTNMALVTGKIGRPKAGVATFTGQGNGQGGREHGQKSDLLPGYRKITNPKHVEEVCSVWGITPEEMPQPGVSAYEMIELMEQKTIRGLYLLCSNPAVSAPNQHFVRKAFKALDFMVCSDFYLSESAEFADVVLPAVTWSEDEGTVTNIEGRIIKINKAQEPVGESKPDWQIQVELAERLGKGKYFSHLKTARDVADEFRLATKGGYADYYGATWDKIDKQDGVFWPCKNEKDEGTPHMFLDKKFYHPDGKAKICALPYRPPAEEPCEKYPLRLTTGRVVYHYLSGNQTRRIPFLHDMCPEPFVEIHPETASKYNMEHEERVRLFTRRGEAIYKVKITEAIRKDTVFVPYHFGHEDSINLLTIAALDPISRMPEFKACAAQLEKVELKKVQ from the coding sequence ATGCAAAGGGATAAGTTTTTTAAAGAAATTGAGAATCTAAACCATCCGAATGAAAAATTGATCAAAACACATTGCAGCTATTGCGGCATGCAATGCGGAATGAACTTGAGGGTTAATACACAGACAAATAATATCATTGGGGTCGAGCCCCGGTATGACTGGCCGGTTACGGTCGGGAAAATGTGCCCTAAAGGGGTTACCGCCTACCAGCAGACCAACCACAAGGACCGCCTGCTGAAACCGCTGATCCGGGATGATGCTTCGTTGAAAGGAACCACAGAAGGGTTCCGTGAAGCAAGCTGGGATGAAGCATACGATTTAATTGCAAAAAAATTTAAAGAGCTTCAAACAGAATTCGGAAAAGATTCACTCTCCGTCTTCAGCGGGGTATCAATGACAAATGAAAAATGTTATTTGACAGGTAAATTTGCCCGTGTTGCTCTTGCAACGCGATATATTGACTATAACGGACGTTTCTGTATGTCAAGCGCTGCCGGCGGTTTCCTCCGTTCTTTCGGAGTTGATAGAGGGTCAACATTGCCTTGGACAGATATTCATGAAACAGATTGCCTGTTTATCGCTGGAAGCAATACGGCTGAATGCCATCCAACTTCCATGTTCCGCATTTGGAACGTTCAGGAAAGAGGCGGTTATATCATTGTAGTCGATCCACGGGAAACGCCAATTGCCAGAAGAGCTGACCTTCATCTCGACCTGCAGCCCGGAACAGACCTTGCACTTGCAAACGGAATTGTTAATCAATTGATTGAAATGGGCTATATAGATGAAGAGTTTATTAATAAACATACCAACGGATTTGAAGAAACAAAGGAACTTGTAAAGGATTTCACACCTGAATATACAAGTATGCTGACTGGTGTGGCGGAGGAAAAAATCATTCGTGCTGCAGAAATATACGGAAAAGCTCCAAATGCAGTTGTCATGTTTGCACGAGGTGTTGAACAGCAGCATAAGGGTGTTGATAATGTTTCCGCCTACACCAATATGGCGCTTGTTACTGGAAAGATTGGCCGTCCGAAAGCCGGCGTAGCCACATTCACCGGTCAGGGCAATGGACAGGGCGGAAGAGAGCATGGACAGAAATCGGATTTGCTTCCAGGCTACCGAAAAATTACTAACCCGAAACATGTTGAAGAAGTATGCAGTGTTTGGGGAATTACACCTGAAGAAATGCCGCAGCCTGGTGTATCTGCTTATGAAATGATTGAGCTGATGGAGCAAAAAACGATTCGCGGTTTATACCTTCTATGTTCCAATCCTGCTGTATCTGCACCAAATCAACATTTTGTCAGGAAAGCATTTAAGGCTCTGGATTTCATGGTATGCTCCGATTTCTACCTTTCTGAATCGGCAGAATTTGCAGATGTTGTTCTTCCTGCAGTCACATGGTCAGAAGATGAAGGAACAGTAACGAATATTGAAGGCCGCATTATTAAAATCAATAAAGCCCAGGAACCTGTTGGGGAATCGAAGCCGGACTGGCAAATACAAGTGGAGCTGGCTGAACGTTTAGGAAAAGGAAAATACTTTTCTCACCTAAAAACGGCACGAGATGTTGCAGATGAGTTCAGACTGGCTACCAAGGGCGGCTATGCTGATTACTATGGAGCTACCTGGGATAAAATCGACAAGCAGGATGGAGTTTTCTGGCCATGCAAAAATGAAAAGGATGAAGGGACACCACATATGTTCCTTGATAAGAAATTTTATCATCCGGACGGCAAAGCAAAAATATGCGCACTTCCATACCGTCCGCCAGCGGAAGAACCATGTGAAAAATATCCGCTCCGTTTAACAACTGGCCGGGTGGTTTACCATTACCTATCCGGTAATCAGACTAGAAGAATTCCATTCCTTCATGATATGTGCCCTGAACCATTTGTGGAGATCCATCCGGAAACAGCATCAAAATATAATATGGAACATGAAGAAAGGGTCCGTTTATTTACCAGAAGAGGCGAGGCCATCTATAAAGTCAAAATTACGGAAGCCATCCGCAAGGATACCGTCTTTGTTCCATACCATTTTGGACATGAGGATTCTATTAATCTATTAACAATTGCAGCATTAGATCCTATTTCCCGAATGCCTGAGTTCAAGGCATGTGCTGCACAGCTGGAAAAAGTCGAATTAAAGAAGGTGCAATAA